A single window of Flavobacterium aestivum DNA harbors:
- a CDS encoding RNA polymerase sigma factor produces MQEEEELIKSLLNPQTQNQAFQKLLQEYQKPLYNHIRNIVLSHDDADDVLQNTFVKVFQHLKNFKGESKLFSWMYRIATNEALTFLNQKAKKSGISSVELQNKTIDNLKADIYFDGNEIQIKLQKAIATLPEKQQLVFKMKYFEDLKYEEISEILGTSVGALKASYHHAVKKVETFVTSN; encoded by the coding sequence TTGCAGGAAGAAGAGGAATTAATTAAAAGCTTATTGAACCCGCAAACGCAAAATCAAGCGTTTCAAAAACTCCTGCAAGAATATCAAAAACCGCTATACAACCATATTCGAAATATAGTTTTAAGTCATGATGATGCAGATGATGTTTTGCAAAATACTTTTGTAAAAGTATTTCAGCATCTAAAAAACTTTAAAGGAGAAAGCAAACTATTTTCTTGGATGTATCGTATAGCAACCAATGAAGCCCTCACTTTTTTGAATCAAAAAGCAAAAAAAAGCGGTATTTCATCAGTTGAATTACAAAATAAAACCATTGATAATCTTAAAGCCGACATTTATTTTGATGGAAATGAAATACAAATCAAATTACAAAAAGCAATAGCAACTTTACCAGAAAAACAACAATTAGTTTTTAAAATGAAATATTTTGAAGATTTAAAATATGAAGAAATCTCCGAAATACTAGGCACTTCGGTTGGAGCATTAAAAGCATCTTATCATCATGCTGTCAAAAAAGTTGAAACTTTTGTAACCAGTAATTAA
- a CDS encoding sensor of ECF-type sigma factor: MNIRKLYPLLFLFISFTFYAQGERMKEKREQIKAMKVAFLTSELNLTPNEAEKFWPIYNIYDDKQFELRHNRMKGSFRKINDDELDKLSEKEATALLNQIESNEEELFQLRKKFISNLKDVLPSVKIIKLKRAEENFSRKLLQQYRDKGSKK, translated from the coding sequence ATGAACATTAGAAAATTATATCCGCTATTATTTTTATTTATTTCCTTTACTTTTTACGCTCAAGGCGAAAGAATGAAGGAAAAAAGAGAGCAAATTAAAGCCATGAAAGTAGCTTTTCTGACCTCAGAATTAAATCTCACGCCAAATGAAGCCGAAAAATTCTGGCCCATTTACAACATTTATGACGACAAGCAGTTCGAATTGAGGCACAACAGAATGAAAGGTTCTTTCAGAAAAATAAATGATGATGAGTTAGACAAGTTATCCGAGAAAGAAGCAACAGCACTTTTAAATCAAATTGAAAGTAATGAAGAAGAGTTATTTCAATTAAGAAAAAAATTCATCAGTAATTTAAAAGATGTTCTTCCCTCAGTAAAAATCATCAAATTAAAAAGAGCAGAAGAAAATTTCAGCAGAAAATTACTGCAGCAATATAGAGACAAAGGTTCGAAAAAATAA
- a CDS encoding WD40/YVTN/BNR-like repeat-containing protein, with protein MRKFFITILFLNTLFFVEAQNPAKNKSTQAVFSTVKIDILFQDKISIRAIVLDNSKIWYAADQGRFGFYDLKSNKKFEKVIKKDTLNIEFRSIAKTSKFIYALNVANPALLYRITKDGKEAQLVYQENDKKVFYDSMQFWNDNDGIAVSDPVEDCLSVIVTHDGGNTWSKIPNNQLPKLFEGEAHFAASNTNIIIKGNDTWIVSGGKKSRVFYSSDKGNSWEAVETPIVQGKQMTGIFTADFYDKKKGFIAGGNYEVPSQDFENKAVTNDGGKTWQLIAEKQGFGFASCVQYVPNSNGKGLVVVGASGLTYSSDGGKTWIQLLQDKTLFTIRFLDKNTAIAAGRNKMIRIRFK; from the coding sequence ATGAGAAAATTTTTTATAACTATTCTGTTTTTGAATACTTTATTTTTTGTTGAAGCTCAAAACCCTGCTAAAAATAAAAGCACACAAGCTGTTTTTAGCACAGTGAAAATAGATATTTTGTTTCAAGATAAAATAAGTATTAGGGCAATAGTATTGGATAATAGTAAAATATGGTATGCTGCAGACCAAGGTAGATTTGGTTTTTATGATTTAAAATCAAATAAAAAATTTGAAAAGGTTATAAAAAAAGACACCCTAAATATTGAGTTTAGAAGTATAGCAAAAACATCTAAATTTATATATGCACTTAATGTTGCCAACCCTGCATTGTTGTATCGAATTACTAAAGACGGGAAAGAGGCGCAGTTAGTATATCAGGAAAATGACAAAAAAGTTTTTTATGATAGTATGCAGTTTTGGAATGATAATGATGGAATAGCAGTTAGTGATCCTGTAGAGGACTGTCTTTCGGTTATTGTAACCCATGATGGTGGAAATACATGGAGTAAGATTCCTAACAATCAATTGCCAAAATTGTTTGAGGGTGAAGCTCATTTTGCCGCAAGTAATACAAATATTATTATAAAGGGGAATGATACCTGGATTGTTTCTGGTGGAAAAAAATCTAGAGTTTTTTATTCATCTGATAAAGGGAATTCTTGGGAAGCCGTTGAAACACCAATAGTGCAAGGAAAGCAAATGACGGGAATTTTTACTGCAGATTTCTATGATAAGAAAAAAGGTTTTATTGCAGGTGGGAATTATGAAGTGCCAAGTCAGGATTTTGAGAACAAGGCTGTTACCAATGATGGTGGAAAAACTTGGCAACTTATTGCCGAAAAACAAGGATTTGGTTTCGCTTCCTGTGTGCAGTATGTTCCTAACAGTAACGGAAAAGGATTGGTAGTTGTTGGTGCATCTGGGTTGACTTATTCATCAGATGGAGGGAAAACCTGGATACAATTGCTACAAGACAAAACGTTGTTTACAATTCGTTTTTTAGATAAAAATACCGCGATTGCCGCTGGTCGCAATAAAATGATTCGAATTCGTTTTAAATAA